GCTACGACCACAAGTACATCTTCTCCCACGTCGGGTACAACCTGAAGGCGACCGACCTGCAGGCGTCCCTGGGCCTGAGCCAGCTGGGGCGCATCGAGGAGTTCGGCGCCGCCCGCCGCCGCAACTGGGCCCTGTTGCGCGCCGGGCTCGACGGGCTGCCCGGCCTGCTGCTCCCGGAGCCGACGCCGGACAGCGACCCGAGCTGGTTCGGCTTCCTGATCACGGTGGACCCGGACGCGGCCTACACCCGCGCCGCGCTGGTGGACTTCCTGGAGTCGCGGCGCATCCACACGCGCCGCTTCTTCGCGGGCAACCTGACCCGCCACCCCGCGTACGCCGAGCGGCCGCACCGGATCGCCGAGCCGCTGACCAACAGCGATCTGATCACGGACCAGACCTTCTGGATCGGTGTCTACCCGGGCATCACCGAGGAGATGATCGAGTACGTCCTCTCCTCCGTCCGCGACTTCACCACCCGCGCCCACTGACCCACGGGATCCCGCACACGGGCCGGCCCCCTCCCGAGGCATTCGGGAGGGGGCCGGCCCGTGGGGCGTGTCAGGCGGTGTAGGCCTCCAGATCGGCGGCGAGGGGGGCGTCGACGTTCGCCTTCAGGCGGGTGCCGTTCTCCTCGTGCGACTCCTCCAGCACCTCACCCGAGTCATGGACGCGCGCCACCAGCTGCCCCTCCGTGTAGGGGACCAGCACCTCCACCTCGATGTCGGGGTGCGGGAGTTCCTCCATGACGCGGGCCAGGAGGTCTTCGATGCCCTCGCCGGTACGGGCCGACACCGCGATCGCCGTCGGCTCGGCGAGCTTGAGCCGCGCGAGCGCGTCGGCCGTCGCCGCGTCCGCCTTGTTGATGACGACGAGCTCCGGCACGCCCTCTCCGCCGATCTCGCCGATAACCGTGCGCACGGCCTCGATCTGGGACTCCGGGTCGGGGTGCGAGCCGTCGACCACGTGCAGGATGAGGTCCGCCTCCGCGACCTCCTCCAGAGTGGAGCGGAACGCGTCGACGAGCTGGTGCGGCAGGTGTCGCACGAAGCCGACGGTGTCGGCCAGGGTGTAGGCCCGCCCGCCGGGCGTCTCGCTGCGGCGCACCGTCGGGTCGAGGGTGGCGAACAGGGCGTTCTGGACGTGGACTTCGGCGCCGGTGAGGCGATTGAGCAGCGAGGACTTGCCCGCGTTGGTGTAGCCGGCGAGGGCGACCGAAGGGACCTGGTTGCGGCGCCGTTCCTGCCGCTTGAGGTCGCGGGCGGTCTTCATCTCCTCGATGTCCCGGCGCATCTTGGCCATCTTGTCGCGCAGCCGGCGCCGGTCCGTCTCGATCTTCGTCTCGCCGGGGCCTCGGGTGGCCATGCCACCGCCCGCGCCGCCACCGCCGCCCATCTGCCGGGACAGTGAGGCGCCCCAGCCGCGCAGCCTCGGCAGCATGTACTGCATCTGCGCGAGCGCGACCTGTGCCTTGCCCTCGCGGGAGGTGGCGCGCTGGGCGAAGATGTCGAGGATCAGGGCGGTCCGGTCGACCACCTTGACCTTGACGAACTCCTCCAGGCGGACGAGCTGGGCGGGGCTCAGCTCGCCGTCGCAGACCACGGTGTCCGCACCGGTGGATTCGACGAGAGCGCGCAGCTCCCCGGCCTTGCCCGAGCCGATGTACGTGGCCGGGTCCGGCTTGTCGCGGCGCTGGATGACACCGTCGAGGACCAGAGCGCCCGCGGTCTCGGCGAGGGCGGCGAGCTCGGCGAGGGAGCTCTCGGCCTCCGCGACCGTGCCGGAGGTCCACACGCCGACGAGCACCACGCGCTCCAGGCGGACCTGGCGCTGCTCGACTTCGACGACGTCCCGGAGTTCGGTGGACAGGGCCGGGACACGGCGCATGCCGGTTTCCTGGGTGGTGTCGATGGCGTCGGCGGCGGCGATGCGGCCGCCGCCGGCGGCGGTGGGCTCGTGATCTGTCGCGGTC
This genomic interval from Streptomyces sp. 840.1 contains the following:
- the hflX gene encoding GTPase HflX, with the translated sequence MTATDHEPTAAGGGRIAAADAIDTTQETGMRRVPALSTELRDVVEVEQRQVRLERVVLVGVWTSGTVAEAESSLAELAALAETAGALVLDGVIQRRDKPDPATYIGSGKAGELRALVESTGADTVVCDGELSPAQLVRLEEFVKVKVVDRTALILDIFAQRATSREGKAQVALAQMQYMLPRLRGWGASLSRQMGGGGGAGGGMATRGPGETKIETDRRRLRDKMAKMRRDIEEMKTARDLKRQERRRNQVPSVALAGYTNAGKSSLLNRLTGAEVHVQNALFATLDPTVRRSETPGGRAYTLADTVGFVRHLPHQLVDAFRSTLEEVAEADLILHVVDGSHPDPESQIEAVRTVIGEIGGEGVPELVVINKADAATADALARLKLAEPTAIAVSARTGEGIEDLLARVMEELPHPDIEVEVLVPYTEGQLVARVHDSGEVLEESHEENGTRLKANVDAPLAADLEAYTA